From the Arctopsyche grandis isolate Sample6627 chromosome 11, ASM5162203v2, whole genome shotgun sequence genome, one window contains:
- the LOC143918821 gene encoding uncharacterized protein LOC143918821: protein MSPPFSGNFTMSYCMCVLLVILQGFHVKCGSEESIFRDRQGNSVRTVNNKAYFQKSGERDSLPILTQQNHKIIKMKGDSQRSYLFFLSGNVVGRVLNPYGNLYVMFTSDIRVCNQTVVTIELVDGYIINDFKIDHFLGSMELKMGNYGNIQIKRNLLAYMLSKLDFAKDTYYDDYFCLAENRRIFSGRYVMQEMTTRIPEVLPLTINYDVRNLPNNNNDDDNVDTIVEDIVKFHEMVMDNYALQVQNEEKGFPN, encoded by the exons atgtctcCTCCCTTCAGTGGAAATTTTACGATGTCGTATTGTATGTGCGTTTTGTTAGTAATTTTGCAAGGATTTCATGTCAAATGTGGCAGTGAAGAGTCGATTTTTAGAGACAGACAAGGAAATTCTGTCAGAACTGTTAACAATAAAgcatattttcaaaaatctGGAGAGCGGGACAGCTTACCG ATTCTCACTCAACAAAACcacaaaataatcaaaatgaaGGGCGATTCTCAGAGAAGTTACCTGTTCTTCTTGAGCGGAAACGTCGTGGGTCGAGTTTTAAACCCATACGGAAATTTATACGTGATGTTTACGAGCGACATTCGCGTTTGCAACCAAACTGTCGTCACTATCGAACTGGTCGACGGATATATAATCAACGACTTCAAAATAGATCATTTCCTAGGAAGCATGGAGTTGAAGATGGGCAACTACGGCAACATACAAATCAAACGGAATCTCTTAGCTTACATGCTGAGCAAATTAGATTTCGCCAAAGACACTTACTACGACGACTATTTCTGTTTGGCCGAGAATAGGCGAATCTTTTCTGGACGTTATGTCATGCAAGAAATGACCACTCGGATACCTGAAGTCTTGCCTCTGACCATAAACTATGACGTTCGCAATTTACCCAACAACAACAATGACGATGACAATGTCGACACAATCGTGGAAGACATTGTCAAATTCCACGAAATGGTGATGGATAATTATGCATTGCAAGtccaaaatgaagaaaaaggaTTTCCCAACTGA